CACTTATAAAtagttatagaagctatagatcctatatctatgattaacgctcccactcaactGCACTACCTAATTCCTAAGATGTAAGTATGGGCTAGTCCTACAAGTAAGCTGGtaacgaacaagtcaaagaacccGTATAGTACAATTAAGCTAGAacttaaccatctcaggattgagatatACTGACCTATGATCAACTAAATAATATCGACTTAGAAAAgacataacggtaagtttatgatatattttccACTGTCAATATTAGTCTAGTCCGATGTATAGTTGATACATCTGATATAAGTTCACTTTGttaatgtcctagaaaggatATTTCACTTAtacaaatgtaagtaaactacatcgttgattatcacgtcaatctaaatccagtgcactgataaaTCATGAAACTAAATAGTTTGAAGTatataatcatgtttattttcTACTGTGTAGACAATTTTATAATCATGAGTAACTATATGTTcaggatttaataaaatttatatactaaaCATATATGATCATGAAGTAACATGTGAACCaagcaacataaaataatttttgatcttttattaattaataaataagattatattgaaatgagttttatttagggcataaaatccaataTAAGTTGCCTAGACAAATGAGTGTATACATGGGTGGCATACACTGTGCCAACCAGGAAGGAAGTCTCTAACACCTAGGTGACATGCCTTTCCTTCCCAAGTGGATTTTTAGGAGAAATTCATCGATTCCAAGTCACCTCTTGCATAAGTGGTTTGATACTCCCCGCAGGAAGTGTATGGTGAAATTTGGAGTGCTCGAATGTAGAGCACAAACATAGGCGACATATGTAGCTTTACCACCTGGGCAGCATACTCTTGCTTCCCGATTGGTTTTTGGATGTAGTTTTCTGATATCAAGTTATCTTCTGCATCACCGATCTGAGATCTTTTAAATGAAGATCTAACGAGAACATTAAATTAAGTATTTCAACACCTTGTAGATTTCCTCCCCAGATATACACTTGGGCAACATACAACCTCCCCCCGAGTGTAGACCTGGATGGCGTACAGTCGGGGTATGAAGGGAAAATATCTGAACTACACTTGTAACCCCGTAGAGCAACCCTTGCGCATAGGATTGGCTTAAGAGACAAGACAATGCCTCACAAGAAGTAAAAGAAACAACACAATATCATCCTGGGAGTACAGGTACTCCCTAGGTGAGATACACTTGGGTGCCCCCGGGTTGCAAAGACCAAATCGAGGTCTTCATTCAATTATGAAGATCCTGAAAGATTCGATCTTATCCAATTCTACAAATTTAGGAAATTGATTGGGGTGTGAATTTGAGCAATTAATACTGATTAATTCTCCCTCCCAATAAATACTAACTTTCCATCACCTTGGAAGGGATACATAATAGCAGAAACTCTATAGAAAAATATTTGTAATCAGTGTAGAACTAAAGATAGATTCAACTAAAGGGTGAGTAAACTACTACTGTAGAAATCGGGGCTAAACCTCCTATAAAAATCTAGTATCATTGTTGTTATCATCTTTGCTGTCTTTTTATTTGtcattttattgttgtttttgtgaCTCCTCGTGAGTTGACCATTTTTTTGGATCTATAATATTATGTGTGTAATGATTATGATACGGCAATGTTATGGTAATGAACATGATTATTTTATAGTATATATGTGGTTCtgctatgagtatgatattggagtgaTAATCTCTATATATGTGTAGTATGAATAGTTAGCATGGACATATATGATAAAAAATTTCATGTGTCGAATGATTTATTAATAGTTATAAGATAAGGTATATGATATTGCTAGAATTTAATTAGTACATTAATGATATACATTATTGTATGTATGGTATATTGTAtgaaaaacattttttttattgggcTTTTAGCTCGCCCTTTTATTTTTCTCGAAGTGTAGTGTGTATAGTGAGCAGAGTCAGTTCTAGTATGTATACTGTGTGAGATTACAAATGGGAAAACAATCTAGAACACTAGTgttgccttagttttatttatagCAATTGATTATTCTAAACACAATAgaaatgtattatttaaaatcatttatttattatattttttttttataaatgaaGGATCATTCTatgttttattttgatttttgtaaCCCATCATTATATTTCAAGTAGTTTTGAATCTTTTCAAATTGTTAAAGGATCTTTTTGTAAAGGCAAAAAATTGAGgcgttgtatttttatttttattttcgaaagtagtagtATCATGAAGTGGTTATTGTTAgaagaaattattaaaaaaaattgagtaatTATGTTTAAAAACATAAGTCTATCAATAAAAGTAATGCATTTTTTTATCAACAATTATTTAGTAATATAAAATTATCTAGGGCCAGGTCCACCATATGTCATGACATATCCAAAATATGGTTTATATCCCCAATTTTCTACTTGATAAAAGTCAACATCACTAGAAAAACTTTCTGTACTTTTAGCATCTTCTAAGTTGTGGGCCTCATTTATAAGTGATAATTGTCGACAATATGTATCATAACGAGCATCATGTTTTAGAAATAAACCAGAACCCATCGGAGGACCAGGTTGACCAATTGGACTATAAGTTTCTCCTCCCCAGTCAACATACGTAGCCAAATCTTTCAAGTCAGTAAATATGCTAGATGGCCAATACCCAATTTGAATATCTCCAAACTCAAGCCACCAATTTCCAGTCATTTGATCCTATATATAAAGTTGAAAATATGCACAACCCAGTAAGataattaaattacataaaagataattttattaaaactaaaatattcaatatTAAATTGGAAGAAGTAAGAtaactttaatattaaatttcttTTACCCGATAAATAGTGATTTTAAATTCCCTTACAGGAAAAGTACCCGGGTGTCTTTCATCTAGAATATAATCGGCTATAGCACGAGGGCTAGTTAAAACAAAACCTGGACACATCGTATTAAAACAAGATAATTCACCAGCCTACAAAAATATCAACACATGAGTTTTACAAAAACAATACCATAAATATAAAGAatctacaaaaataaatataaatatagaatACTTACttgaaaaaatacaaaaacgtGAGTTTTACTATCTCCATATAATGTAGGATTTATCTGTTATATGatagtaaaaatattaataattgatcaaatatttaaaattagtataattatCTACTATGTTTgagttaaattatttttaatacaacaATCAAttcagttataaatagaaagataATATAGTTGAAAATAAAACTCACTGTCCAACCAGCTTGAATGCTATCAACTCCATTTTGCAATTTCATTCGACTTGAAGTATATTGTAAGCCAATAACATCCAATGTATAAAAGCTTGCTTTTGTCCAACCTCCATTGTATTTTTTGCTCGGATCAAATTTTGTTCGAACAATCGCATGCTATTGTTCAATTtcaaacataaaatatatttcaatacACTAActaatttgtcaaaaaaaaaatatatatataaaatacactCACATGAAAACTAGCATTTTCCAGATTAATGGAACGAATTCTTGCAGAATAAGACTTGGTAAATAATTTGATTCTAACTAGATCTTCCTTGGTATATCTTCTTATTGGAACGGTTCCAGATGAACATGTTTCATTGCTAAACAtgttatttattgatatttgctCCACATCATTTCGAGACTTTtcattcgtcatcactttagGACGAGAAGAAGGTTTTATctacaataaattaatatttatattcttaTATCAATATAAGTAAATTAAAATACCACTTTATTGTgataaatttactttttttttttcaaaaaaataaagaatgtaaaatataacttattagaaaatatatatttcggAAACGAACCTGAGAATCATATATGTGGTTCTTTAGTAAATGATGATCAAATGCTGGTTGTTTGTAAAAATCGATACAATCATATGTATCTCCATTTTGTGTCTATACATAACACGAAAAcgaatcatatatatataatgatattAACATATAGCTTAAATaggtgataaagatgaaaaatgtACTTTTATACTCTTGACGGATGACTTGTTCAATCGCTCAAGTCGGTTCTCTATTTCCAACTCTTCATCTCTTGATAACTGCATTAGTTGTTCTTCAGATTTACAATAACACAAAAGTGTACACAACATTATAGCAAGCAACATAAAAAATTCCCTGATATCCATATCTACGTAAATAGATTTGACCTgcgataaaatatttatattgatgttagtcaaagaaaaatataacaatgATAATAGTtgaatttttctctttttttcttttttcatcatcttagaaataattttttttttttcaatgcaAAGTTTgatatggattttttttttttaaaataataataataaagaataaaacAACCTGTTTAATATTgacaaaatgaagaagaagaaaaaaatcacattcttaaaatatttCTTCTCGTTTATTGAGTAAAATAGGAAACAAATGTTAACATAAAATGTGTAGAAACAAAGCtcaatataaaatatcatataattacGAGTGCTTGTGGTACCAGTAATGTTTTTTGTGGCtattgtttaaattaaattgtacatgtaatttttgtaatatcTCAATTTGTATTTTgatctcaaaataaaaaaaaaaaaaattatcacacCACAAAAATATAGTATGGTACGACGAGATATTGACAGTttatactatcatcaaataatttaataattaaataaaattttaataatatatagataataaaaatatagtaaaATTAGACTGATTTTGGCTCAATTTGGGTGCTGAGAATACCAACTAAAGGGTATTGTACTGACCATCTctccatatatatattaggtGGTAGAGAACGTGCCAAAGTAACTGCcgtcaaaattaataaattaattatatattttatttttatcaattatatttaaataaagatagataaaatatctaattaaattagcatatcaaatgtaaaaaattaaaatttaaatcgaGGTTAATAAAGATATGTACatattaataacaaaaatattaaagtagCGTACAGTTATTAGTGCATTTCAATATCAGCtctcacaaattttaatttgataaatgatTTAAAAATTACTAACTAATTATTGGGTACCACATGAGTATGGTATTGAACAACTTAAGGTgtcacaatataaaaaaaattatttactaaaaaaatagtaCAAAGATCAATCATGTAgagtatattaaaaaaaaaaattactaaccaATTATTGGATACCACACGAATATAGCATTAAGTACATTAAGAGTATCAATAGCAAGGTATaaaaattcatttaaaaaaataaaattaaaaagaaaacaaaaaccataaaagataaaaaaaaaatagtacaaagatcattcataaaaaaaaaatataaaagacaaaaaaaatattacaaaccaATTATATTAAGTACCATAGTGACATTAAGCACATTAAAAATACCAATAGCAagtaacaaattaaaaaaagtaccaaaaaaaaaaaaaaataacacaccaatataatattaaacACATTAAAAGTACCAATAATTagtacaaaaaattatttaccaTAAAAGTAAGAGAAGGATAGACTATCTATTCATAGAATTGAGGTATTATATAATAACAATAGGATATTAatattcataaataaattaataaaaacaagTAGGATCAAAACCACAAAagattttaaattgtatttttgtagcCGGTGTGGAAGGTTTGATGAAAAAAGGGGCCAGAAAGACTCAATCATAGGAACTTAAACCGCCTACGCGCTGGTAAACGAAAATCACCTCGACCGGATCAAAGTAAAAAACAATGTCGAATTAGGCCGTCCCTTGTCTTGAAACTTTCCCAAAATCAGGGGAAAACCCTTACATAAATGAGAAAATGAAGATTAATTTTCTCTAGAAAACACAATAGGAAAAGTTATCCATACATTGTTTGAATTCAAAAGTAAATGAGAAAATgaagattaaaaataaatatatcaaaaatTTTTGGGAAAGAACATGATACCTGAGAAAGTGTTATGCTGTGTGCGAGTTTCTATTGTTTCAAGGGTGACTGATTTTTTATATTACctgtaaaaattaaatttatttatagaaattaaTATAGGTTACaagtaaatttaataataatgatataatattttaaaaaaatattattaattaattacccttttgtaaaaaagaatattattaattataaaattaactcTTTTTACATCACAATATTACATGGCACTTAACATGTGAGGTTGTCTATGACTAGAGGAAACTTATTagagaatattattaattataaaattataaatataaaaaagaacattattaattataaaattaactcTTTTTACGTTACAATATTACATGACACTTAACATGTGAGGTGTCTATGACTAGTGGAAACATATTAGAGAatgttattaattataaaattataaatataaaaaagaatattattaattataaaatttactcTTTTTACATTACAATATTACATGGCACTTGTGAGTTGTCTATGACTAGAGGAAACTTATTAGAGAatgttattaattataaaattataaatataaaaaagaatattattaattataaaattaactcTTTTTACGTTACAATATTACATGACACAACATGTGAGTTGTCTATGACTAGTGGAaacttattagaaattattattaattatataaaaaaaaatattagctcTTTTTTACGTTACAATGTTATATGGTACTTAACATGTGAATTGTGTATGACTAGTCTAATTAGAGATATTTTGtaactataaattattatattaataacgtTTTTCTTCACCCATTGTTCAAACTAATATACCTCAATTAAGAAATATTATCAGTTTTACTTttccatttatcttttctatctcCTATATACATCTACTCTttgatttcaaaaataattttcaaacacACCGTTGAATAACGATTGGGTTTAAAATGATACTATTACCATCAACTCTTTAAGGGCTCGTTTAAATATCGATTGGGTTTAAATGTATTGTATTGGGttgtgttgtattgtattgtattatatattagtattatttaatataatacaatgttTGGTTTTGTATTAATTGATtatgtaaagttataatatattttaaatacacTCAATCccaacaccaactacgggtccgggtccgggtctggatTAATTTCGTGTTCGGgtcaggtccaggtccaagttcgggtctgggtccggttcgggtcgggtctgggtctggtccGGATCTGGATCTGGTCCGGGTTGGGGCTGGGTCGAGTCGAGTCCATATccgagttcgggtccgggtcgaGTCCGAGTCTGGTCTGGGTCGGAGATTAGTGTTGACCCCAaatcctttgtaaatattataatacaagttaatacgtattaaaaaatttggtcgtaataattaatagaaTACATTGCTTTATTCAAAatatagtgttatttattatttaatacaatacgacccttATACTGCttaccaaacgagccctaaatacttaaattaataagtataaaaaatttaatttctattttattattcgcTATTGGATTAAAAtctaatagtttaatatttttaaattaatttttattaaaaaatattccatataTATTAATGTTGTTGAAACTAATTAACACACCGCCTATAGATGTACGTTagaagaaataaaagaaaaataatggaaaattaaagattagtacaattaaatattatctaaaataaatagaattatATAATACAAAACTGTATGAACCGATGTGATGTGATCTTGATGAGATGCTATAATTCTCAGTCATAATGGTTGATGAATCATGTCTAAGAATTGTTTATTAtgaaaagtaaataaattaatacaatttttaagaatacaaaatatattatcAGTAAAAATATGGATTGCTGATTTCTACTACAAAGAGTTTGACCTAAATTTATCAAATATTCAACTCCacaaaaatacatacatataaattaaaagtttCTACAGTTTGAAAAACATAGTAGAGACATGACATGCATTATGAattatgttttttattattttaatcagAAATTATGGTTGGTGGAACTTAATTCTTTGATAACGATGTCATATTATAACAAATTGAATAGTAGTTATtctagaaaataacatgaaaattgtGCTACTTAATAATACTATGTTGTGAAGAAACTCCTTACAAATGATTCTCACATTCCATGCTTGAGAGAAATTTGATCAATGGATTAGATCTATATATTGAACTAGCTATGAGAAAACATGTCCTATGTGCTCAAAATCATGTATACCAACTCATGAATATGTATTTTCTATGATACAACATTTTCATGAAGCTCTTTCTAATGGGGTGAAAATTGATCACGCCACCTAGCTAGGTATGGTTATAATTTTAGGGGGCGTTAAGTATGAGGTTTAGACTTGATGAGAATGAGAATGTCAgactaaattaaattataataatcgaGGGGTTTGTGTTTCCAagtttgtaaagcccgcttagttaatttggaaattagcagttgtttatgtttaattatgacattatttatagctatttaaataatttattactgttatttatggaattcagaaatgcatgattatgtcatcagtagtttttatattttgcatttccggtgtccggtattttggaactcggcgtttggctcagtagaaatcacaacttagtatgttagcagtttggggacgggttttagacattgggaatgtcgggaatggccgggaatttagaatttcccaaaaataccccttatgtatgatttatgtgattttgtggtgaaggggcaaaatggtctttttgccccattagtgttttgtcttatgtgagtgtattatttgaaaaataaatatttgtttaatgtttacttggctgaaatgaagtgTGATAAGTGGGTATATATGTttaattctttcattttcacaaaaattaggctaagtgttgaaaatagaatttttccaaagcaaaacactctcttttctctctctctttttcggctgaaacttggggtgcttggagctggaatttttgtggtgattcaagcttggatTGCAAGCTCTAGTAATCCtttgttgaggtatttctttatgtgatttctctaccttgttttcttgagtttgtttgatgaaaaagttgagaaaatgcatgttaaattgaagttcttgctgctgtgtttaattgttgtttccagtagcttaattaggctttaaatggatggattatataggttttaatgcatgctagtggtgttgtttaaagctttgaatttcctatgcaaatatgtgatttttgagtgaaatggttcattttgtttctgtgaaattgctgggtgttcttgtatgttttcagaagcttattcatgcttatttgagtagaattaaataggtttggatgcatgttagtggatttaaccaagtttgagttttggaactcaaagcttggtctttaatggtgatttttgtatatgtgttttctgggtggttttgaggccttagatttgttctttggggtgtttagaacaggtctggaaagtttggtaccaattggggttgaattggtcgagttatgagaattttagttggctgcctgcgaggaaccggaattccggttgtgcatccggaattccggatgagggttctgaattttccagaaccggaattccggttgggcaaccggtctaccggttggggaaaattcagggaccctagttttcctcgtttttatgtttttaggggtattgccatgctttttatcgatagggaaacttttagttccaagttttagtccccgggaagtgatttagcgtgtcacttatagcgttgtgatttttatggtttaggagccgatgtccgtagctcggcttcgattccggtcgggttggcggcacacacgaaatcggaatccgagtaagattagtataacggtatgcatatgtagattacaggtttagcgtgcatgtaggaagcctgctagattacattagttatgtatttaggcttcgaaccatccaacccccgtcacgtcggtacgagccggagtatgaccaagaatggagtatgaccggttcggccgatcagccgacacttggttggtggttcggtgctattgacctatccgtcggtacagccggagtatgaccgacggcggagtatgaccggttcgaccgatcaggaggatacttgtcaatagtaccgtcccctgaacgttcaaaactcagtaccatgttggacatggcagtagtagctcagtaccatgttggacatggcagtagcgggactcagtatcgtgttggacacggcagttagttttatgtatgatattattatgcttttcttactgagcctgtcgactcacagtttatgttcatgtgtaggtaaaggcaaggctgtagctgatggaccgtgagcgagcttatgagattgtacatgtcggggcggttaggcctggagcgtacgatcctcgggacagcaaggctgaatttttgtaactgtcgttagacgacttctattttgatgtaatagttaaacagtgaaactttttgtaaatatttttataatcgggatcccgagtcttttataatatgttttacaagtttaatcaaaaagcaaaattttaattaatcacgtttttccataaacctcgttgattagcaacgagctgcacagtacgtttaaaaatcacgtaatacgcctaaggtagttagggtgttacaaagttgatcttactttttaaattaaaatggcTGTAATATTAATCACCTCCAACACTTCCTTCCAACTCTATTCTCTTCAACTCAAACTCACATAATAAACACctattaggtggcgtttggttggaaaaaataaaaatgtagcTAGAATGAGAATAACAatctaatactttaaaatgaaaccaaacaaaagaatggaTTATGAAAGTTCTAATATATTTGATAGCTAAGTAATTGAACTTTAATGCATATTATGAAGAATTAAGACAAGAAAGCTAAATCAATGAACACCATATTTACAAGCTTCTTCTGCATTGGAAACACATTCTAACCGAGTAGTGcttgtgtaacgccctaatgctaaggcacgctacagtgctttttcaataattatgtaatctttgctaatcaaagaaatttctcgaaaaacgtgtcaaattaaaacttttgcattaaatactaaactttgtaatttaataaaatatttacaagtgccgggatcccgatttttaaaactttacaaactttacttttcaagcatacaatccaaaatatacagatttacaggtcgcacaacgactttcaaaatacaactcccagatgtcccgagaccgaacactccaggtcgcgctgcttgacatgtacaatctcacccgagctcaggttcactcctgttcagccttcgcctttcctttacctacacatggaagtagaaactgtcagtcaacagactcagtaagaaatgcatataacataccatataatttccgacctgtaaataggcgcccatacacctatttacagagcttaacagatgagtatgaacgttcattaccagggtacaaccactataccacatacacatcgcaccttactgtacgagtgttggtagggtttatcccgatcactgagtaacactgagtgatgtaccacacaccttagcatttttccatgcttgtgttggtatcactgtatcgtactcataatcacaacaatcactgtaccaatacactctataacttaaccatacaagtgttggtagtgtttaacataattcaagcatgcatatataaacacatatacacacattcagataatcacatcatacattatacacagttcttacctgttttccgaattcaagtgtgctggccgacctgaacggaattcacgtgctagatggatgccctaatcacaataatggtaacacagatgagtgactcgttaaatcactttccgggacttaaaacttgaaactaaaagtttccctatcgataaacctcatggcaataccctaaatatctcaaaattggccaaaactagggttcggaaaatcccccaacgaaatcggttcccaaccggcatcccggttctgggtcaccaaccggtcgaccggttggtacagaccacccagaaccggaattccggttcatctgctgggaaccaaaaatcttcCCCCTTAAATTAAATCAagcccaaactttaccaaactctccagtatacctatacaatgcatacacaatgatttccaggcagtaattcacagaataaaccattacaactcaagttgccattaatgagtaaagctttgaactttaaacctaaaattgcataaaaaccATCTACACCATTAAAACCAGCAGCtaggacttagaatcaactcaactaaaccctaaaattcgaaccttaAACACTTtgaaacctaacagccacttacTCCCAAAATCACATgctcaaactaagtaaaaaaactcaaaaattacataagcaagagttctagggcttaccttagataaAACCACTTTGAATCCTAGCTTAGATTCACAAAAATGGAAGGAAAAACTCTGGTTTGATCCTTGATTGCCTCAGCCgaatagaaagagagagagagttcaagaggaaatattttcttttaatttcttttctttgattttccaaaTTGGGAAAAGGATTAACTAATCCTTGGCTGAAAATTAAAATGCTAGGTGTCACACACTCATGGCAGCCACCTAATCCACCATtaacaaaagactaaaatgcccttagacttaaactagggtatttctttgaaactaggggcaaaatggtcaatttccataa
This Cannabis sativa cultivar Pink pepper isolate KNU-18-1 chromosome 6, ASM2916894v1, whole genome shotgun sequence DNA region includes the following protein-coding sequences:
- the LOC115695472 gene encoding protein neprosin-like, producing the protein MDIREFFMLLAIMLCTLLCYCKSEEQLMQLSRDEELEIENRLERLNKSSVKSIKTQNGDTYDCIDFYKQPAFDHHLLKNHIYDSQIKPSSRPKVMTNEKSRNDVEQISINNMFSNETCSSGTVPIRRYTKEDLVRIKLFTKSYSARIRSINLENASFHHAIVRTKFDPSKKYNGGWTKASFYTLDVIGLQYTSSRMKLQNGVDSIQAGWTINPTLYGDSKTHVFVFFQAGELSCFNTMCPGFVLTSPRAIADYILDERHPGTFPVREFKITIYRDQMTGNWWLEFGDIQIGYWPSSIFTDLKDLATYVDWGGETYSPIGQPGPPMGSGLFLKHDARYDTYCRQLSLINEAHNLEDAKSTESFSSDVDFYQVENWGYKPYFGYVMTYGGPGPR